Proteins encoded in a region of the Cygnus olor isolate bCygOlo1 chromosome 4, bCygOlo1.pri.v2, whole genome shotgun sequence genome:
- the TMEM128 gene encoding transmembrane protein 128 yields MASLSENSRPGRPFRSQMQRCHRPSFPAPPSLPGLPKMEAGGERGDPLPRLRRHLRQGAEPRALPLQPPLRGGGTAEECAAVEKKKKPSPRLNIHSAFWILASIAVTYYFDFLKSVKETIQADSWWFVTGSCLLAACLSIAFYCIIYLEWYRGIEDYDVRYPILIPISTATFIAAAICFNVALWPVWSFMTPLLLFIQFMGVVMLVSLLG; encoded by the exons ATGGCTTCCCTCTCTGAGAACAGCCGCCCGGGCCGCCCTTTCCGTTCGCAAATGCAGCGCTGCCACCGCCCTTCCTTTCCCGCTCCGCCGTCACTGCCGGGGCTGCCCAAGATGGAGGCGGGCGGGGAGCGAGGGGACCCGCTCCCCAGGCTCCGGCGTCATTTGCGGCAAGGGGCAGAGCCCCGCGCCCTGCCGCTGCAGCCGCCGCTCCGGGGCGGCGGGACGGCCG AAGAGTGTGCAGCTgtagagaagaagaagaagcctTCTCCTAGACTGAACATTCATTCTGCATTCTGGATTTTGGCTTCAATTGCTGTGACGTATTactttgactttttaaaatctgttaaggAAACTATTCAAGCAGATAG TTGGTGGTTTGTCACTGGCAGTTGCTTATTGGCTGCTTGTTTATCTATTGCCTTTTACTGCATAATATATCTTGAGTGGTATCGTGGAATTGAGGACTACGATGTGCGGTATCCCATACTGATACCTATCTCAACAGCCACTTTTATTGCAGCAGCAATTTG tttcaaCGTTGCCTTATGGCCTGTTTGGTCGTTCATGACACCTTTGTTGCTCTTCATTCAGTTTATGGGTGTTGTGATGCTTGTGTCACTCCTGGGATAA